The proteins below come from a single Ictalurus punctatus breed USDA103 chromosome 29, Coco_2.0, whole genome shotgun sequence genomic window:
- the LOC108260666 gene encoding acylphosphatase-2 codes for MSGEAGSSGSDLCSVDFEIFGYVQGVCFRMYSERKGLSLGLVGWVKNTNKGTVVGQVQGPRHLVNEMKVWLSKEGSPSSRITRAVFKNEKVIPKLELSGFSTRF; via the exons ATGTCTGGTGAAGCTGGTTCAAGTGGCAGCGATCTCTGCTCTGTGGATTTTGAGATATTTGGCTATGTTCAGG GTGTCTGCTTTCGTATG TACTCGGAGAGGAAGGGACTCAGTCTTGGTTTGGTTGGCTGGGTGAAGAACACAAACAAGGGGACAGTGGTGGGACAGGTTCAGGGACCACGTCATCTGGTCAATGAAAT GAAGGTATGGCTGAGTAAGGAGGGAAGCCCCAGCAGCCGTATTACTCGGGCTGTTTTCAAAAATGAGAAGGTCATCCCTAAGCTGGAGCTCTCAGGCTTCTCCACCCGATTCTGA